In a single window of the Gossypium hirsutum isolate 1008001.06 chromosome A13, Gossypium_hirsutum_v2.1, whole genome shotgun sequence genome:
- the LOC107894200 gene encoding F-box protein SKIP22: MKLRLRNHESRETLRIQLLSPCSFLQLQETLSLSLPPPHTPPSSLRFSLNANDLLLPPSPHASLHSLGVAAGDLLYFSSNPTAFSAVSVTQMDDPNQVPDNNKNQETQMQELPQFEEPMSKDPEISPETMDIDASALSERLSEPYFLRKVLGEELGDSGCIHKLLAISVHAVLLESGFVGIDPISGLRTDRFHLPDEFPFPVSFHYSLPELLRSNLTDDVVLKFQTLGHFFQVYGSLFKGSSLYKLSLDETRFAPTLNLVWENCDKNVAMNDKKDGSFVSYPESEVFEFWRIVKDGLALPLLIDLCDKTGLALPVCLIRLPAELKVKILELLPGANIAKMECVCSEMRYLASNNDLWKQKFKEEFGCTSGTVAMGNWKKMFISCWESRKKRNRAITRWQGFARVDNRPLYFPIWRDPNPFFPSFGVPHVIGGEHDASPFVAPHPYMPCVHQHPFRGRQNFRHHCNHGDRQNDA, translated from the coding sequence ATGAAACTGAGACTGAGAAATCATGAATCCAGAGAAACCCTGAGAATCCAACTCCTATCTCCTTGTTCTTTTCTTCAACTCCAGGAAACCCTTTCCCTCTCCCTCCCTCCGCCCCATACTCCTCCCTCTTCCCTCCGTTTTTCCCTCAACGCCAACGATTTGCTCCTCCCGCCCTCCCCTCACGCTTCCCTCCATTCCCTCGGCGTCGCTGCCGGCGACCTTCTTTATTTCTCCTCCAATCCCACCGCTTTTTCCGCTGTTTCAGTAACCCAAATGGATGACCCCAATCAGGTGCCGGACAACAACAAGAATCAAGAGACCCAAATGCAAGAATTACCTCAATTTGAAGAACCCATGTCGAAAGATCCCGAAATTTCTCCAGAAACTATGGACATCGATGCCTCTGCCCTTAGCGAAAGGTTGTCGGAGCCCTACTTCTTGAGGAAGGTTTTGGGGGAAGAGCTGGGTGATAGTGGCTGCATTCACAAGCTGTTGGCGATTTCGGTCCACGCCGTTTTACTTGAGTCGGGTTTCGTGGGGATCGATCCAATTTCGGGGCTCCGAACCGATCGGTTTCATTTGCCAGATGAGTTTCCTTTTCCTGTCTCATTTCACTATTCCCTGCCTGAACTGTTGAGGTCTAATTTGACTGATGATGTAGTTTTAAAGTTTCAGACTTTAGGCCATTTCTTTCAGGTTTATGGGTCTTTGTTTAAGGGTTCAAGTTTATATAAATTGTCTCTGGATGAAACTAGGTTTGCTCCAACTCTGAATTTAGTGTGGGAAAATTGTGATAAAAATGTTGCTATGAATGATAAGAAAGATGGGTCTTTTGTTTCGTATCCTGAGAGTgaagttttcgagttttggaggATTGTTAAAGATGGGCTTGCATTGCCATTGTTAATAGATCTCTGTGATAAGACTGGTTTGGCCCTTCCGGTTTGTTTGATTCGTCTCCCAGCCGAGTTAAAGGTCAAGATCCTGGAGTTGTTGCCCGGTGCCAATATCGCGAAGATGGAATGTGTTTGCTCCGAGATGCGATACCTGGCTTCGAACAATGATCTGTGGAAGCAGAAATTTaaagaagagtttgggtgtacgTCAGGAACTGTAGCAATGGGGAACTGGAAAAAAATGTTTATTTCATGTTGGGAGAGTAGGAAGAAGCGAAATCGGGCGATTACGAGGTGGCAAGGGTTTGCTCGTGTTGATAATAGACCGCTATACTTCCCGATTTGGAGAGATCCCAATCCATTCTTTCCTTCATTCGGGGTTCCTCACGTAATTGGAGGTGAGCACGATGCATCACCATTTGTTGCTCCTCATCCTTACATGCCCTGTGTTCATCAACATCCATTTCGAGGGCGACAAAATTTCAGACATCACTGCAATCACGGAGACAGGCAGAATGATGCATAG